The genomic interval GCAGGGCATCGAGTAACGGTGCGCCGTCTGAATCTGGATCAGGTGCCCCGCGCTCTGGCCAATTTCGACACTCGCGGTTTCATCAAGATGGTGGCCGATGCCGACACGGATCGCCTCTTGGGCGTACAGGTTTTGGCCGCCGAAGGCGGCGAGCTCATTCAGACCGCCGCCGTCGCTCTGCGGGCGGGCTGGCGGATCGAAGACCTTGCCAGCATGCTCTTTCCCTATCTGACTATGGTGGAGGGGCTCAAGCTGTGCGCCCAGACCTTCACCAAAGATGTCTCGGAACTCTCCTGCTGCGCCGGCTGAGGAGCCCATGCACCGAGAACCGCGCAGCACCGCACCACGCTCTTCTGCTAGCGGCGGGCTCAGTATCGGCCAGGCGGCCAGGAGTGCGGGCGTGCACGTAGAGACCATCCGCTTCTACGAGCGCCAGGGTTTGATCACCCAGCCGCGCAAACCGAGCATGGGCATCCGCCGCTATCCCCGTGACATCGTGCATCGCATCCGCTTCATCAAACACGCCCAGGTCCTGGGCTTCAGCCTGCAGGAATGTCGCGAGCTCCTCGATCTGCGCGGCGACGATCCCGCGACCTGCGCCCTCATGCGCCACCACGTCGAGGACAAACTGGCTGCCATCCGCAGCAAACTCCAGGCGCTGACGCAGATGGAGGGTGTCCTGACGGCGCTTCTGGAAGCCTGCCAGCAAGGCCGAGCCGCGGACGACCCCTGCCCTATCCTGAAAGCGCTGGACGCGGACGACGGATTGCCTACTCCATCGGCACGGCATGGGCCAAAGGCCGCCACTGCAGGTGCCGAAACATCTGCAGATAACGCTCCATAACCTGACTTTCCCGATCCAGGACAAAGCGCCAGAAGCCAAAGATGCGGGCAATGGTCATCAGCCGTTCGGCGTAGCGTTCCCAGGTATAGCGCTCAGCCACCCGCGCCAGCGCCGCGTCGGAAATCTCCAGCCAATACTTGGGGCGCTCCCGGGCCGCCTCCAGAAAATCGGCCAGGCGCTCCGCCGTGGCCTCGTGATCGTTGGGATCGATGTGAAAACCGGAGACACCATCTTCGATGATCTCCAGGGGGCCGCCAAAGCGGGTAGCGAAGACCGGCAGGCCCGAACTCATGGCCTCGATGACGGTCAGGCCGAAGGCCTCGAAAAGGGCAGGCTGGACGAAGACCCCCCGGCCATCCGCCACCACCCGGTACAGTTCGCCAGCGACGGTCTTGTCCAGCAGTGCACCGACCCAGCGCAACTGCCCATCCAGCTGGTAATGGTCCATGATCTCGTGCATCCGGCGGATCTCCTCGCGCTCCTCGGCATCGCGGGAGTTACCCACATCCACGTGGCCGCCGATGATGACGAGATTGGCCAGACCGCGCAGGCGCGAGGAGCGTCCATAGAGTTCGGCCAGGCCACTCAGATTCTTGATGCGATCCATACGCGCCATGCTCAGGAGCAGAGGTTTTTGCCGATCCTCCAGCACCCCGCGCCGGTCAGCGCCGGGCTCACGGCCAAAAAGCAGCGACTCGATCTCCGGTTCGAGGAAGCTAGGACGCTCCTCGGTTCGGGCGTATGAAAAGTAAAAACGCGGATCCGCCCCCGGCGAGACGATGTTGAACTTGCTGTCGAAGACGTCAATACCATTCTCCACCCGATACAGACCCGGCAGGGTATAGTCCTGATGCCCCTCGTACTGGCCGATTTCGCGATCGTTACCGGCAATTTCCTGGTAGGTGCTGGTGACGATGATGTCGGCGGCATTCATGGCGATGAGATCGGCGGTGAACTGGCAGGCAAAATGGTGATCCTGCTCGTGATCGCGCCAGTGCAGATCGCTGTAGAGGTACTTGCTCTTTTCCAGGGCGTGGGCGATGTTGCACTGGGTCACCCCAAGGCGCTCACTGAGCAGGGTCGCCACGAGATTGCCATCGGAATAGTTGCCGATGATGAGATCCGGGCGGCTGCCCAGTTCCGCCAGGACCTCCCGCTCCAGATCCTGCGCGTAGCGCTCCAGCCAGGGCCAGATCTTGAAACGGGAAATCCAGTGGGGGTGGATACGGCCATCGGGATAGCGGAAGGGTACGCGCAGAATCTGCACGTTCTCCGCCCCCACCACCGGCTCCAGACGCTGGTCGCAGGTGGTACCATCGGACTCGGGTATGAGGCGGGTAGCGATGAGGATGCGCGGTTCCACATCCACGCCCTGCTGCCGCAGCCGGTTGCGCATTTCCCGTTCCAGGGCGCGGGCCTGATCCAGGATATAGACCACCTGCCCCCCGGTATCGGGCCGTCCCAGCACCTTGTCCTGAGCAAACCAACCGTGGATGGAGACGATGAGGATCCGGGAAATCATGGGAATGCGATCGAGAAAGGACTCCAGCGCAGCGGGCGAGGGGCTGTCCAGGAGGTCCATGAGCAGGCGCATGGTCTCCCGCACGCGGCCCGCCGTGTTCCCCCAGCCCGGGGCAAAGCCACGGCGGCGCATGTCCTCGCGAATCTCCGCCCAGGGCGTCTCCCGCGGCAGGGTGCCGAGGTACTGCACCGTCTGACGCAGACTGTCGAAATCGGTGTTGCCATTGCTGAGCATGAGGTTCTGGCCATCCAGGCGATGCAGGCTGAGAAATTCCAGAATCTGACTGCGGCCCGCGGCCAGATCGCTGAAGATCCGCCCAGCCAACCGCCGGTTGAGGTGGGTCAGCCCATCGCCGATGGTGCTCTCGTCGCGCAGGCGTCGGCTCACGGGCCGAAAATCGCGGAAATCCACGGTCAGAACCGCCTCACCCTCGGCCCCTAGGCCGACAATGCCCTCCTTGGCCTGCAGATAGGCATCGGTACTGAGCTCCTCCAGCGCCAGTTGCTCGCGGTGGATGCGCACATAGATCCAGCGGCCAGGACGTGGACGCCAGGCAAAGACCATCCAGGGATCGCGAAAGATGACCTCCTGGGTGTGCGCGACGAAATCCTCCAGCGGGCCGATACCTTCGGCATAGCCCTCCGGGAGCTGCTCGCGAAAGTCGGCACAGGCCCGCTGCAGGTCCGTGTAGAGCCAAGAGTCGCGCTGACTTGCCACCAGATGGCGGAGAAAGGCATACCAGGAACGGGGGTCGTCCAGAAGCTGCTGGCGTAGGGCTTCAATCATCTTTGGCTCCGGCAAAACGGTAGTGATGGATGCCCTCCAGGATTCCCCCGGCATAGGCAGCCTTGGCAAAATAGACTTCTGCGCGTCCACGAAGTTCGTCGAGCTCCGGCGCGTGGTTGCCCACCACGACACTGCGCAGGCCGCCACCGAGCATGTCCAGGTCGTTACCCGAATCCCCCGCCGTCAACACACAGTCCAGGGGCAGGCCCCAGCGAAAGCACAGGAAGCGGATGGCGTGCCCCTTGGAAGCGCGACTCGGCAGAATATCGAGGTAGCGCTCGTGCGAAACGATGGCTCGGGCAGCGATGCCTTTGCCGCGCAGGGTCTTGAGCAGGACGGGCAGGGATGGCGGTCGCTGCGGTTCAAAGTAGTAGCTCACCTTGAACTCCGACTGCGCCGCCTTCTCCTGCAGACGCAATTCGGCGTGACTGCGCAAAACCTCCACCACCCCATCGCGCCACCAACGATGGCGCAGATGGGCTGCCCAGGCCTGATCCTCGTGCAGTCGCTGACGATAGGTGATCCGGGTGCCGACGTCGGTGATGAAGATCTCCGGGTTAGGTACCCCGTGCTCCACCAGAACCGCCAGAGTCTGCTCCAGGTTACGTCCCGTCGCCACGGCCAGGGCCACCCGCGGCTGCGTCTTCAGCCAATCGATGAGCTGGTGCAGCGCCCCATCATCCCCCACCAAGGTGTTGTCGATATCGCAGACCAGCAGGTAATCGGCCTTGGGCAGGAAGCTCGGACTTTGTTCCAGCACCATGCGTCGGCGCCGCCGCGCCTTGCGCTCGCGATGGAGGATGCGCTCGACCCGGCGCAGATAGGCGCGGGCGTGGGCCTCCCAGCTATAGACCCGCGTTACCCCACGCAGACCAGCGCGGCTTGCCTGCTGCCAGCGCCGCGCATCCGTCAGCAGAGTCTCCACGGCGTGGGCGATCTCCGCCGGCTCCATGGGGTCCACCAATAGCCCATTGCGACAATTCCGCAGGATATCCTGAGGACCCCCATTGCGAGTGGCCACCACCGGCAGACCCGAGGCCGCCGCCTCCAGGAGCGTCAAGCCAAAGGGCTCGGTGAGGGCAGGATTGACGAAGACCCCACGGTACTGACTGGCAAAACGATAGTATTCCGGAATATCCTCGGCACCGTGGGTTTTGGGGATGGCCACACTGCCGTGGAGGTCGTGGTCGTCGATGCCGTGGAGGATGTCCGTGACCACCTCTCGGGCTCCCGCCTCCAGTGCCCCCAGGCGCTCCCTGTGCCCCATCACCAAAACGAGATTGGCTTTTTCGCGCAGCAGCGCCGAACCCGCATACGCCTCCAAAAGGCGTTGCAGATTCTTGCGCCCGTCGGGACGGGCGATGGCGAGGATGGGGGGTTTGCGTGGGTGCTGAAGAAAGCGACGCAAGTGCACTAGCAAGGGCGAGGGACGCCGCCGATCCGATGGCGGCGAAAAACGCGCAAGGTCTACCCCAGGGGGCAGGATCTCGAACCGTGCCCGTTGGCGATTCTCGTAGAGGCCGTATTGACGCTCCACTTCCTGGCGGGTACTGGCAAAAATGAGGGAAGATTCCACCAGAATCTCTTCCTCAGCCTCGATGCGCCGCGCAAATCGGTAACGGCGGTCGATGCTGGCGGCCTTCTCACCCGCCGCCAGAAGACGCTCGCGCTTGTCCCGCCCCAGGGAATGGCCGGTATGGATGAGCGGTATCCCGAGGAGCTGCGCCAGGCGCACGCCCACAAAACCGGCGTCGGCATAGTGGCTGTGCAACCAATCCGGTACCTCGCCCGTCTCGCGCAGCCACTGCAGGGTACGATCCACCAGGGACGGAAGGTGATCCCAGAGCTGCTCCTTGGGCAGGTAGCGGTCGCGCGGCCCAAAAGGGAGCCGGACGATACGCACGCCGTCTCCCAAATCCTCCACGGGCTCGTCGTGGATGGGAGGAAGACGGGGATCGGCAAAGCGGCGGGTGAGCAGATCGACACGGCGCACCCGGGGATCGCGGGCCAGTGCCCGCATCTCCTCCAGAACGTAGGTGATCTGACCGCCGGTATCGGCATCGGCGCCCAGTTCCGGATCGGCACAGACCCGTCCGTGCAGACTCAGCATCAAAACGTAGTAGCCTTCTCGCTCGCCCACGATTTTGCCTCCTTACGCCCTCACTGCTCCTTTGGCTGCTACCCCCAGTTCCGCGACAAAGGCGGGGTAAAAGGACTGTGGATCTTCCGGCAGGGCTCCTTCCAGAGCGCAGACCCTGGCCGCCAAGCCATGGGCCACCTGCAGTGCCTTGGCCACGGTGGCGCCGAGCCTGCGGGCGTAGAGCCACCCGGCGCTGAAGGCATCTCCAGCGCCGACGGTATCCACCACGGATATGGACAGGGCGTGGCTACGGGTCAGGGTCGCCCCGTCCCAGTGCATCGCTCCCTGGGGCCCACAGGTCAGGACGATCTCAGCCACGCCAAAACGCTGCGCCAGGGCCGGCAAGATCGCTTCGGCATCGCCACGCCCCAAGCCAAACTCACGCTGCAGGACACCCAGCTCTTCGTCATTGCATTTCAGGGTGTCGGCACCCTGCAGGAGCTCTGCCAGCCAGGGGCGCTGCCAGCAGCCGTCGCGCAGGTTGATGTCCACGAACCGCCCCCAAGCCCGCGACGCCAGGAAACGCCAGGTTGCACGGCTCGGCCCTTCCTCGCGCAATGCGAGACTACCGTGATAGAGGAGGTAGGACGTTTCCAGGGCCCTTACCCGCAGCTCCTCGTCTGCGTCGATGGCGTCGTAGGCCTGATGCGGCAAGATCTCGAAGCGGTGCATGCCGGTTCCGAGCCGCTGCACCAGAATCCGTCCCGTTGGCAGCTGCGCGTCTTCCTGCAACCAGGCCGCGGCACCTGGCCAGCGCCGCAACAGCCCGCGGATTTCGGCCGCAGGTGCATCCCGGCCCACGCGGCTGATGAAGCGCGCCGTCTCCCCCAATGCCCAAAGGTGACACGCCACGTTGAAGGGAGCGCCGCCCAGGCGCTTTGCGTCGCCAAAATCGTCCACCAGACATTCACCGAATACCCAGATGGGCTGCGCCGCCCGGGTATCGCTCACGACTTGTCCTCCAGCGGCTCCCGTCGCACCACGCGCTGAAAAAACAGATTGTTGGGGATCACGACAACCCGCCCGTCCTCCTGTCTGAGCTCGGTGAACATGAGGTTTTCTTCGATGACCTCACCACTGAGCCCCTCGGGAAAAATCTCGATACGCTGGCCCATCTGCAGGGGTCGCCAAAACCAGATGAAAAATCGCGCGGTGACGTTGCTGACCATGGTCCAGACCGCCAGCAGACCCACTCCGATGACCGCCAGCATACTGACAAAGGTCGTCCAGATGGCCGATACATCCAGACCCCACAGTCGCAGCAATACCACCGCCACCAAGAGCCACAGGAACCAGCCCGTCACCCGCCGCAGGATGGCAAGGTAAGCGCGCGAGACCCGCCGTCGACTCTCCAGCAGAACGAAGAGCTTGGCAAAGATCCCATTGAGAAAGCGCGATACCAGCACACCCAGAGCCAGGAGTACGACGGAATAGGCCAGGTGCATCAGGACCCACTGGCTATCCACGGGCAAGGTGGACCAGAACGACGACACGTTTTCCCTCCCAATTGCTAAAGGACTTCCCGGGCCGCGGCGTGGAGCGCCGCGGCACTACTATTACCTATGGAGTATAACACAAACTAATGACAGGCGCTGATGTGCCTCATGAACGTCCGGCGCGACGCAGGACGTAGCGCGCACCAAGGCTCAGGATCAAGATGAAGAGGACCGTGACCAGGGCGCCGGCCCAGGCCAAGGCCTGGAGATCGGCGTAGGGGGACATGGCAAATTGGTAAATGGCGATGGGCAAACTGGCAATGGGACGGTTGAGATCCGTGGACCAGAACTGGTTATTGAGGACCGTAAAGATCAACGGCGCGGTTTCACCGCTGATGCGCGCCAGGGCCAGCAGGATGCCCGTCAGAATACCCGCCGCCGCCGCCCGGTAGGTAACCCGCAAAACCATTTTCCAGTGGGGTGCGCCCAAAGCCAGGGCGGCCTCCCGCAGGCTCCCCGGGACGAGCTGGAGCATCTCGTCGGTGGTACGCAGCACCACGGGGATGAAGATGATCGTCAGGGCAAAGGCACCGGCCCATCCCGAATAATGCTCCATGGGATAGACCACGATACTGAAGGCAAAAAGGCCGATGACGATGGAGGGCGCGCTGAGCAGGATATCGTTGAAAAAACGGACCACCATCCCCAGTCGTTTACCCCGCGAGAATTCCGCCAGAAAAGTCCCGGCAAGCACACCCAGGGGGGTACCTACGAGGACTGCAAGCCCAACCAGGAGCAGACTGCCGACGAAGGCATTGCGCAAACCGCCGACATTGCCCGGCGCCGGCGTATCCAAACGAAAAAGGGACAGATTCAGCGCCGCAACCCCAAACTTCAGGGTGGTGAAGAGAATCCAGCCCAGGACGAAGAGCCCGGCGAGGGTCACCAGCAGGGACATGGAAAAATGAAAGCGATTCCAGAATCGTCGCCGACGGTAAAGGGTATTCATAGACCAGACTTCCCCTGGGCATTTTCCAGGCGCCACAACAGCAGACGGGCGCCGATGAGGATGATCAAGGTCATGGCAAAGAGCAGAAAACCCAGTGCCAACAGGGAAGATTGGTGCAGCGGCGTGGTCGCCTCGGCAAACTCATTGGCCAGCAGTGCGGCAATGGAATTCCCTGGCTTCAGCAAAGAGGCGCTCAGCTGATGGGCATTGCCGATGACGAAGGTGACCGCCATGGTTTCCCCCAGGGCGCGACCCAGACCCAGAAAGATTCCCCCAAGCACCGCGCTGCGCGTGTACGCCAGCACGACGTGGCGCTGTACCTCCCAGGACGTGGCACCCAGGGCATAGGCCGACTCCCGCAGCATGGGCGGTACCACCGTGAAGACGTCGCGCATGATGGAGGCGATGAAGGGCAAGACCATCACCGCCAGCACGAGGCCCGCCGTAAGCATACCGATGCCCATGGGCGGACCCCGAAAAAAGATACCGATGGCGGGTAAAGTGCCCACGTGGGCCGTGATCCAAGGTTCCAGCTTCGCGAACCAGGGAGCAAAGACGAACAGGCCCCACATGCCGAAAACGATGCTGGGGATGGCGGCGAGCAACTCGATGGCACTGCCCACCGGTCGCCCGAGCCAGGCCGGTGCCAGATTCGTCACGAAAAGGGCGACTCCATAGGCTACGGGTACCGCCACCAGCAGGGCAATGGCCGAGCTGATGAGCGTGCCGGCAATGGGAATCCAGCCGCCAAAAAGTTCGCGCCCGGGATCCCAACGGGCCGTCCACAGAAAGGACCAGCCGAAATGGTGAAAGGTCGGCCAGGATCGCCAAAAGAGCGTGACCGCGACACCCAGGAGTACGAGCAAGACCGAAAACGCCGCAAAGCGGGCGAGATTGCGAAACACGACGTCCCCCACTCCCGAGCGGGGGGATCCAGGACTAGACGCAAGCATGGGAAGACTCCATGGACACGGAAAGGCCGCGTCCTGGCACAGGACGCAGCCCGGAAAAGGCCGGACAGTGGGCACCCACCGTCCGATCCCGCCTCAGACAGGCTTACAGACCCAGCTTACTCTTCCAGTAGCCCTGGATCTGCTTCACCGTCCCATCGGGCAAGGGCACATAGGCCAGCTGTTCCGCCTCACGCTTCGCCTCGGGCGCCGTCAGCGACCAACGGAAGAACTTCACGACCTCCTCATTGGTCGCCTTGGGCGCATCTTCCCGGAGCATGACCCAGGTGGTAGCCGTGATGGGCCAGCTCTCGGCACCCTTCTGGTTGGTCAGGATCAGGTAGAAGTCCTCGGTCTTGCCGTAGTCCGCATTGGCCGCCGCCGCCTGGAAGGTCTTCAGATCGGGCAGGACCACCTTGCCCGCCGCATTGCGCATACGGGTGTAGGCCAGCTTGTTCTCCGAGGCGTAGGCCTGTTCGACGTAGCCTATGGATCCCACGGTTTTCTGGACCAGGGCGGCAACACCCTGATTACCCTTGCCACCCGCTCCCACCGGCCAGGGTATTTCGGTGTTTGGCTTGCCCACCTTTTCGGCCCACTCTGGGCTCACCTTGGACAGATAGTCGGTAAAATTGAAGGTCGTACCGGAACCGTCGGAGCGGTGTACCACGCTGATGTCCAGATCCGGCAGCTTCAGGCCCTTGTTGAGGGCAACGATGGCAGGATCGTTCCACTTGGTGATCTTGCCGAGATAAATGTCCGCCAGGACCTTGCCGTCCAGGACCATCTGCCCAGGCTCGATGCCCGGCAGATTGACGATGGGGGCGATGCCGATGATGATGGCGGGGAACTGGATCAGGTGATCCTTACGCAGCTCCTCGCTGGTCAGCGGCTTGTCCGTGGCCCCGAAGCCCGCCAGCCCGGCCTTGATGTCCTTGATACCCTGGCCCGAGCCACCGCCGCCGTAGTTGGTCTCGACACCGGTCTTTTCCTTGTAGGTGGCGGCCCACTTGGTCAGTACCGGCTGGATGGCCGTACTGCCGGAACCCGTCAAGGTTTCTGCCGCCTGCACCGCTCCCGCCATACCCAGGGAAAGCAGACTCACGCTCAGAGCAACTACTTTGATATTCATGATGTTACGCCCTCTCTATCGGTTATTCGTCAAAGTACAGCGTACAAACTATAGCAGGCGAATATGACAGTATGATGACAGTCGGCAGAAATCGCAGGATGCGGGGGCCTTTGCCCCCCCATGCAAGACGGGTCGCTTTGGGCTAAGATAGCGGCCACTTTGTGCCCGTGGAATACTGCCTGTCATGTCCGGTCACCTTGAGACCCCGGCGCTGCGCCTGCACCGTCTGCGCCGGCACGCTCCACAGCCGCGCGCCACCGCCCTGACCATCGGCAATTTCGATGGCGTGCACCGTGGCCACCAGGCCCTGATTACCGCCATGGATGGGCCGGTGCGCAGCGTGCTGACCTTCGAGCCCTTACCGCGCGAATATTTCCACCGCGAGCAGGCACCGGCACGGCTCAGTTCACTGCGTGAAAAAGCCAGTGCGCTCAGCCGGACCGGGGTCGACGAAATCTACGTTGCCCGCTTCGACGGGGCCCTGGCGAGCCTGAGCGCCGAGGATTTCGTCCGCGAGATCCTCCATCGGCGCCTCGGCGCCCAGAGTGTCCACGTTGGCCACGATTTCCGCTTCGGCGCGGGTCGCCGAGGCGATTTCGACCTCCTGGCGCGCATGGGTCGGCAGCTGGGCTTTCGCGTGCAGGAGCAGCCGCCTTTCTGTCTGGACGGCGAGCGCGTCAGCAGCACCGGCATTCGCCAATTCCTACACGCAGGAAAGATGGACGCGGCGGCTCGGTGGCTCGGCCGACCCTACGCCATCTGCGGGCGCGTGGTGGGTGGCGATCGCATCGGGCGCGAGCTGGGCTTCCCCACGGCCAATATCGATCTGGCGCGCCGTCCACCACCGCTTCGCGGTATCTTTGCCGGCGTCCTGCACACCCCCCGCCAGTCCTGGCCCGCCGCCATCAGTATCGGCCTACGACCTACCGTCGGCGGAAAGCGCCTGCTCCTGGAAGCCCACTGTCTCGATGTGACGGTGGATCTGTACGGGCAACGGGTGGAAGTCCAACTCCTGCACAAATGGCGGGACGAAGCCCATTACGCCCAGCTGGACGAGCTCATTGCCGCCATAGGTCAGGACGTCGCCAAAACCCGCCAATATTTTCTCGATCACCCCGACGCTTTGGGACACCCATGGATTACAAGAACAGCCTGAACCTTCCCCAGACCGATTTCCCCATGCAGGGAAAGTTACCCAGCCGCGAGCCCGAGTTCCTGGCGCACTGGCAGAGCATGGGCCTCTACCAGCGCCTGCAGGAGGAGCGCGCCAACGCCGAGAGCTACATCCTGCACGACGGCCCGCCCTACGCCAACGGCAAGATCCACATCGGTCATGCCGTCAACAAGGTGCTCAAGGACATCATCAACAAAAGTCGGCTGATGGAAGGCATGCGCGTTCCCTACGTACCCGGCTGGGATTGCCACGGTTTGCCCATCGAGGTGCAGGTAGAGAAGGAGTTCGGTCGCCCGGGCGAGAAGTTGAGCCCCGCAGCCTTCCGCGAGGCCTGCCGCGCCTATGCCGAGAGCCAGATTGCCGGACAGCGCGCGGACTTTGAGCGCCTGGGCATCCTCGGCGACTGGCAGCACCCCTACCGGACCATGGATTTCCGCGCCGAAGCCGACATTCTGCGTGAGCTCGGGCGCCTGACCCTGGCGGGTTTCGTCTACCGCGGCGCCAAACCCGTGCACTGGTGCGTCGATTGCGGTAGCGCCCTGGCCGAGGCCGAGGTGGAATACCAAGAACGCAATGATCCGGCCATCGACGTCACCTTCGTCGCCGCCGATCTGCCGCGCTGGCGCGAGCGGCTCCACCTGGCCGCCGACGTCGTCCCGGAAGTGGTCATCTGGACCACCACGCCCTGGACCCTTCCCGCCAACCAGGCCGTGGCGGTGCACCCGGATTACGAATATCGGCTGCTGCGCGAAGGCGGGCGCTGGTTCATCCTCGCCACCGAACTTGCCGAGACTGCCCTGGCCCGCTATGGCCACCCTGCGGTGGAGACCGTCGCCAGCTTCCCCGGCCGCGCGCTGGAGGGGCTCATGCTCCAGCACCCCTGGGAAGAACGGCAGGTTCCCATACTCACGGGCGACCACGTGACCCTGGAAGCCGGCACGGGCTGCGTCCATACCGCTCCTGCCCACGGCGTCGACGATTACCTTCTCGGCTTGCAGCACCATCTGCCCACGGATAGCCCGATGTTGGGTAGCGGTCGCTACCGCGCCGATCTCGGCGCGGGGCTCGGCGGCTTGAGCGTACAGGAGGCCAACGTGCGCGTGCCGGAACTGCTCCACGCCCGCGGGCGCCTCCTGCACCGTGAAAAGATCCACCACAGTTATCCCCACTGCTGGCGCCACAAGACCCCCCTGCTCTTTCGCGCCACCCCGCAATGGTTCATCCGCATGGATGAGGGTGGGCTGCGGCAGCAGGCCCTGGCCGCCATCGCTACCACCCGCTGGATTCCCGAGTGGGGCCGCGAGCGGATCCAACAGATGGTGGCACAGCGGCCGGACTGGTGTATTTCGCGGCAACGCTCCTGGGGAGTACCGGTGGCCCTTTACGCCTGCAGCCATTGTGGTGAGCCCTTGCGCGATGCGGCGCTCTTCGAGCGCATTGCCACCCTCGTCGAGGCCGAAGGTGTCGAGGCCTGGTATCGCCATCCCGACAGCGACTTTCTCCAGGGGGACGAGCGCTGCGCCCGCTGCGGCCACCGCCATTTCGACAAGGTCACCGATATCCTCGACGTCTGGTTCGACTCCGGCTCTACCCACGCCTTCGTCCTCGAGCGGCGACCCGAACTGCGCAGTCCCGCCGATCTGTATCTGGAAGGCTCGGATCAACACCGTGGCTGGTTTCAGTCTTCCCTTCTGGAATCCGTCGCTTCCCGTGGGCGCGCACCCTATCGCGCCGTTCTCACCCACGGCTTCACGGTAGACGCCGAGGGTCGCAAGATGAGCAAATCCCTGGGCAATGTCATCGCTCCGCAGCAGATCATCGACCGCTACGGTGCCGATATCCTGCGCCTGTGGGTGGCCTCCGAGGACTATCGCGGCGAGATACCCATTTCCGACGATATCCTCGCCCGCCTGGGCGACAGCTACCGGCGCATCCGCAACACGGCCCGCTTCATCCTCGGCAACAACCACGACTTCACGCCCAGCCGCGATACCCTTGCCCCAAGCGAACTGCTGGAGATGGATCGCTGGATGCTGGCGCGACTGGGGGATCTGCAGGAGCAGATTCGCGCCGCCTACCACGATTTTCAGTTCGTCAAGGTCGTCCAGGGCTTGCATCAGTTCTGCAATCTGGATCTGGGCGGGCTTTATCTGGATGTGCTCAAGGATCGCCTCTACACCACCCCAGCGCGTTCACGGGCGCGCCGCTCGGCGCAAACGGTCCTGCAGTACATCCTCGA from Acidithiobacillus caldus ATCC 51756 carries:
- the pstC gene encoding phosphate ABC transporter permease subunit PstC, producing MFRNLARFAAFSVLLVLLGVAVTLFWRSWPTFHHFGWSFLWTARWDPGRELFGGWIPIAGTLISSAIALLVAVPVAYGVALFVTNLAPAWLGRPVGSAIELLAAIPSIVFGMWGLFVFAPWFAKLEPWITAHVGTLPAIGIFFRGPPMGIGMLTAGLVLAVMVLPFIASIMRDVFTVVPPMLRESAYALGATSWEVQRHVVLAYTRSAVLGGIFLGLGRALGETMAVTFVIGNAHQLSASLLKPGNSIAALLANEFAEATTPLHQSSLLALGFLLFAMTLIILIGARLLLWRLENAQGKSGL
- the pstS gene encoding phosphate ABC transporter substrate-binding protein PstS, whose protein sequence is MNIKVVALSVSLLSLGMAGAVQAAETLTGSGSTAIQPVLTKWAATYKEKTGVETNYGGGGSGQGIKDIKAGLAGFGATDKPLTSEELRKDHLIQFPAIIIGIAPIVNLPGIEPGQMVLDGKVLADIYLGKITKWNDPAIVALNKGLKLPDLDISVVHRSDGSGTTFNFTDYLSKVSPEWAEKVGKPNTEIPWPVGAGGKGNQGVAALVQKTVGSIGYVEQAYASENKLAYTRMRNAAGKVVLPDLKTFQAAAANADYGKTEDFYLILTNQKGAESWPITATTWVMLREDAPKATNEEVVKFFRWSLTAPEAKREAEQLAYVPLPDGTVKQIQGYWKSKLGL
- a CDS encoding bifunctional riboflavin kinase/FAD synthetase → MSGHLETPALRLHRLRRHAPQPRATALTIGNFDGVHRGHQALITAMDGPVRSVLTFEPLPREYFHREQAPARLSSLREKASALSRTGVDEIYVARFDGALASLSAEDFVREILHRRLGAQSVHVGHDFRFGAGRRGDFDLLARMGRQLGFRVQEQPPFCLDGERVSSTGIRQFLHAGKMDAAARWLGRPYAICGRVVGGDRIGRELGFPTANIDLARRPPPLRGIFAGVLHTPRQSWPAAISIGLRPTVGGKRLLLEAHCLDVTVDLYGQRVEVQLLHKWRDEAHYAQLDELIAAIGQDVAKTRQYFLDHPDALGHPWITRTA
- the ileS gene encoding isoleucine--tRNA ligase yields the protein MDYKNSLNLPQTDFPMQGKLPSREPEFLAHWQSMGLYQRLQEERANAESYILHDGPPYANGKIHIGHAVNKVLKDIINKSRLMEGMRVPYVPGWDCHGLPIEVQVEKEFGRPGEKLSPAAFREACRAYAESQIAGQRADFERLGILGDWQHPYRTMDFRAEADILRELGRLTLAGFVYRGAKPVHWCVDCGSALAEAEVEYQERNDPAIDVTFVAADLPRWRERLHLAADVVPEVVIWTTTPWTLPANQAVAVHPDYEYRLLREGGRWFILATELAETALARYGHPAVETVASFPGRALEGLMLQHPWEERQVPILTGDHVTLEAGTGCVHTAPAHGVDDYLLGLQHHLPTDSPMLGSGRYRADLGAGLGGLSVQEANVRVPELLHARGRLLHREKIHHSYPHCWRHKTPLLFRATPQWFIRMDEGGLRQQALAAIATTRWIPEWGRERIQQMVAQRPDWCISRQRSWGVPVALYACSHCGEPLRDAALFERIATLVEAEGVEAWYRHPDSDFLQGDERCARCGHRHFDKVTDILDVWFDSGSTHAFVLERRPELRSPADLYLEGSDQHRGWFQSSLLESVASRGRAPYRAVLTHGFTVDAEGRKMSKSLGNVIAPQQIIDRYGADILRLWVASEDYRGEIPISDDILARLGDSYRRIRNTARFILGNNHDFTPSRDTLAPSELLEMDRWMLARLGDLQEQIRAAYHDFQFVKVVQGLHQFCNLDLGGLYLDVLKDRLYTTPARSRARRSAQTVLQYILEAMVRWMAPILSFTAEDIWQHMPERPDASVFLSSFVELPQVADAAALETRWQGLRSLREAINTLMEPLRRDKRIGSGLDARVRIDAYGDWFANLRGLAQELRFFLLCSDVELRELSSAPAAQEGVPAGLHIGVEPDTDRKCARCWHRRPDVGQHALHPELCGRCIQNLGDEGETREFC